One window from the genome of Pyrus communis chromosome 16, drPyrComm1.1, whole genome shotgun sequence encodes:
- the LOC137720919 gene encoding mediator of RNA polymerase II transcription subunit 4: MLQSQIVQSPARLGLTNPTSPSLQNPTPPKVPSQQQPNLSPTLISLLPPLPRAQSILVQMASLASKLFEVSPNRSLWLNAFRGTFPTFLSSQTQSLPSTALESSPSSTKEILSQFTALQTQLFEAVAELQEILDLQDAKLKIAREVKAKDAALLSFSKKLRDVEQVLDNLVDDYSDFTRPKRTKQEDGADDDSSCATTTVSSQLNLSDILSYAHRISYTTFAPPEFGAGQAPLRGALPPAPQDEQMRASQLYAFANLDVGLPKTVEGKEETMQAILEPPPPEQTESNQLPNLGALQGLLPPNITVPSGWKPGMPVELPTEFPVPPPGWKPGDPVPLPPFESLPVPRAEEQQIRPNAHPGVHKPPATIQVQHVELDILDPDDDSDYSTEDGSSDDDE, encoded by the coding sequence ATGCTGCAATCCCAAATTGTTCAATCCCCCGCTAGGTTAGGCCTAACAAATCCCACATCGCCCTCTCTTCAGAACCCTACGCCTCCAAAAGTCCCTTCACAGCAGCAACCCAATCTCTCCCCAACCCTTATCTCTCTCCTTCCACCGCTCCCTAGGGCTCAATCCATTCTTGTCCAAATGGCCTCCCTTGCCTCTAAACTCTTTGAAGTCTCTCCCAATCGGTCACTTTGGCTCAATGCATTTCGGGGGACCTTCCCGACTTTTCTTTCTTCCCAAACTCAGTCACTTCCCTCAACTGCACTTGAATCTTCTCCTTCCTCCACCAAAGAGATCCTCTCCCAGTTCACTGCCCTTCAAACCCAACTCTTTGAGGCTGTTGCTGAACTCCAAGAAATTCTTGATCTTCAGGACGCCAAGCTGAAAATTGCACGCGAAGTGAAGGCCAAGGATGCTGCGCTTCTTTCCTTTTCCAAGAAACTCAGGGATGTTGAGCAGGTTCTTGATAATCTTGTTGATGATTACTCTGATTTTACCCGCCCCAAACGGACAAAACAGGAGGACGGTGCAGATGATGATTCTTCGTGTGCCACCACTACAGTTTCATCTCAGTTGAATTTGTCAGATATACTGTCGTATGCCCACCGGATAAGCTACACAACCTTTGCACCACCAGAGTTTGGGGCGGGACAAGCTCCTCTTCGTGGGGCACTCCCACCTGCTCCACAGGACGAGCAAATGCGTGCTTCTCAGCTGTATGCTTTTGCAAACCTTGATGTGGGCCTACCTAAAACAGTCGAGGGGAAGGAGGAAACGATGCAGGCAATATTGGAGCCCCCGCCTCCTGAACAAACAGAATCTAATCAACTTCCCAACCTGGGTGCACTCCAAGGTTTGCTTCCTCCCAACATCACAGTCCCGTCAGGTTGGAAACCAGGGATGCCTGTGGAATTGCCAACCGAATTTCCTGTGCCCCCACCTGGATGGAAGCCAGGGGACCCAGTGCCTCTTCCCCCATTTGAATCTCTTCCAGTTCCTAGGGCCGAGGAGCAACAAATACGACCTAATGCTCATCCAGGAGTACATAAACCACCAGCGACAATACAGGTTCAGCATGTTGAGCTGGATATTCTGGATCCAGACGATGATAGCGATTATAGTACTGAAGATGGAAGCTCAGACGATGATGAGTGA